The genomic window ACATCAATGGGGACGGCGTGGACGACCTGTTGTTTCTGGCGAAGTTCTATGGGCATGGCTCGAACACTGTGCAGGACGCCAGCCTGGTGACTTTGGCGGGCGGCAAATTCCGCACGCTGTTCGATTTGCCCGAAGCCGCCGTCGACGAGTGCAGCAGTGCCAATGCTTACACCCTGGCTTACCGGGTCACGGTGCAACCGGGGACACGACCGGTGTTGACGCTCAATCACTATCAGGGCGACTGTGTGGCCGGCGCCCGGCTGTTCGAAACCAAGACGGTCACGCTTCACTAAGACAGGGGACACCTCAGCGCCGTTCGGCTGAAGTAAGCCAGCTCAGGTTTGATGGGGACGGGGGCACAGCTAGCGGTACACTCCTCAACTTGACGGGCACTGGAGTGTACCAATGACTCGCATTTCCCTCGAACTCGTGCCGCGCTCGCGCTCCAAGCTGCGCGCCGAACTCGCGCTGGTCGCCGAGCAGTTTCCCGGCGTGGACACGGTCAACATCCCCGACCTGACGCGCTTTTCCACCCGCTCGTGGGAGGGCTGCGCCTTCGCCCCGGCCCCCTTGCGGGCCATTCCCCACGTCCGGGCGATTGACCTCAACCCGCGTGAGCCCCTGCCGATGACCGGGGCGTTTCTGGCACACGGGATTCAGGAGGTGCTGGTCGTGACCGGCGACGCCCCGGCGGATATGTCGCACCGGGTCTACAACGTGGACGCCGAGCAGGCCATTCGCCGTTTCCGGGCCGAGCTGCCGCACGTCAAGGTGTACGCGGGCCTCGACCCCTACCGCCAGAGCTTCGCCGCCGAGCGCGACTATCTGGAGCGCAAGCTCGACGCCGGAGCCGCCGGGTTTTTCACCCAGCCGTTTTTCGACATGCGGCTGGTCGAGGCTTACGCCGACATCGTGCCGGAGGGCGCCGAGGTCTGGTGGGGTGCGACCACCGTCACCGAGGAAGGCAGCCTGAACTACTGGCAGACCCGCAACCGCGCCGTGTTTCCGCGTTCCTTCGAGCTGACGATGGACTGGGACCGCCAGTTCGCCGCCCAGCTTCTGGGGTTCGCCCGCGAGCGCGGCCAGCACGCCTATTTCATGCCGGTGAAGACGAGCGTGGAGGCGTACCTGAGCGGGATTCTTTAAAGCATTTGATGGAGTGAGGTTTCATTGGCGTTGGTCTCGACGCCCCCTCACCCCTTGCTGCGCAAGGCCCTCTCCCACAAGGGTAGAGGGTCAAAAACAGATAAGGAAAGGCAGAAACCGCTCGGGCTTCTGCCTTGTCTATCAACTCCTAACTATCAACCGTTGTCCACAATCACCGTAAAGCTCCGGCTGACCTTGCCCCCGGCGGGCACGTCCACCTTCAGCGTCGCAGTGCCCTGGTTCTGCACGGGCGCGGCGCTGTCGATGATGACGCGGCGCCCGCCCACCCGCTCAGTGATTTCGGCCCGGACGGCGCGGGTCTTGCTGCTCTCGAAGGCGTAGGTGACCTTGTAGGTCGTCTTGGTCACGTTGCCCTTGTCGTTCTTGACCTGGGTGACGGTCTGCACCGTGCGGGTGTAATGCACGTCGGGGTCGTCGCCCAGGCTGAATTCGACTTTGCCCCCCTTGCGGGTATCGCTGATGTTCGTCTGCCCCACGATGCGGCCTTCCTCGCGCACGGTGATGGGTCCAGCGGGCAGGCGGTCGTCCGCCGTGAAGCGGTAAAAACGGTTGAGAGTGCCGTCCTGGGTGCCGGTGTTGAAGTAAGTCTCCAGGCCCACGTAGCGCTCGAAATTGGTCAGCTTGGGCGTCAGGAAAGGCAGCGTCACCACACTGTTGGCGGGCAGCGTGAAGGCGCTGCTGAGCGTGTATTTGTACAGCCCGCGCAGGTCGCCGCCGCTCTGAATCTTGGGCGCGGGGGCAGCAGCTACCTCACTACGTGCCGCAAAGCCCATAGCAACGGGCGTCGGGTAGCTGTCGCCCTGCACGTTCACGTCCCCGGCGTACAGCTCGGTGTTTTTCACGTCGTAGGGCTGATCGGTGGTGTTGCGGATGTCGGCCAGTGCGGAGAGTTGTGCCCCCGCGTCGCTGGCTTTCAGTGTGTAGCGCGGCGTCCAGCTCACCGAACGGGTCAGGTAACTCAGGGTGCCGCTGCCCGGCGCCTTCAGGTCGAACACCAGCGTCCGCGAAGGGCTCAGCGGGTTGGCGGGGGGCAACACGTCGAATTGCAGGTCCTCGTACCGCACGGTGAAGTATTTGCCGCCCGCGTCCTTTACCAGCAGGTCACGGGCGCGCACCAGCGTCACCGGCTCGGTCTTGCCGCCGTCGCGCTTGAGGTACACCGTTTTGCCTTCCAGGCCGCTCAGCCAGTTGGCCTCCAGCTTCTGCACGGCGCTGTTAAAGCTCAGGCCTTCGAGGTCCAGGCTGCCCTGAATCACGCCGTCCCAGGCTTCCTGCGGCAGCGCGACGGTCAGCGTGTTGCTGCCGCTGCTCACGCTCTCGCGCACTTCGGTAAAGCTAGGGTAGATGCGGATATCGGTGGCTGCCGCGTGGGACAGCAGAGCGCCGCCTAAAGCCAGTGCAAGAGGAAACAGTTTTTTCATTCGACCATCGTGCGCCGCTCACGTTTGCAAGGGATGAGACAGGGGGTCAGAAAGGCGTCAAGCGGCTACAAAAAAAAGCTCCCCACCGTGGGGGAGCCGGGAAGAGGAAAAGCTCAGCGCTGCTTGGCCGCTTCAATCAGCGCGGGCACGATCTGGTTCACGTCGCCCACGATGCCGTAGTCGGCGACCTTGAAGATGGGGGCTTCGGCATCCTTGTTGATGGCGACGATGTTCTTGGACTTGCCCATGCCCGAGAGGTGCTGCACCGCGCCGCTCACGCCCAGCGCGATGTAGGCCTTGGGCTGCACGGTCTTGCCGGTTTGACCCACCTGCTCGGCGTAGGGGCGCCAGCCGGCGTCCACCACCGCGCGGGTCGCGCCCACGCCAGCGCCGATTTCGTCGGCGAGGCCTTCGACCATGGAGGCGAAGTTCTCGGGGCTGCCCACGCCGCGTCCGCCGGTCACGATCACGTCGGCTTCGGTCAGGGCCACGCGGCTGCTCTTTTCCACGCTCTTGCCGGTGACTTCCACGCGGGGAGCGGGCAGGTCGAGGTCCACATCGTACTGCTCACCCGTCGCGCCGGTCGGCTGCGCGGGGTTGAAGGAACCGGGCTTCACGGTCACGACGACCACGGCGCCTTCGCCTTCCACGGTTTCAGTCACGCGGGCGAGGTAGGTGTAACGCTGCGCCTGCACGGCGTTGCCGTTGCTGCTGAGCTTGATGGCGTCTTCGAGGTAAGGCGCGTCGAGCTTGACGGCCACGCGGGGAGCGTACTCGCGGCCCGAG from Deinococcus radiodurans R1 = ATCC 13939 = DSM 20539 includes these protein-coding regions:
- a CDS encoding methylenetetrahydrofolate reductase, encoding MTRISLELVPRSRSKLRAELALVAEQFPGVDTVNIPDLTRFSTRSWEGCAFAPAPLRAIPHVRAIDLNPREPLPMTGAFLAHGIQEVLVVTGDAPADMSHRVYNVDAEQAIRRFRAELPHVKVYAGLDPYRQSFAAERDYLERKLDAGAAGFFTQPFFDMRLVEAYADIVPEGAEVWWGATTVTEEGSLNYWQTRNRAVFPRSFELTMDWDRQFAAQLLGFARERGQHAYFMPVKTSVEAYLSGIL
- a CDS encoding DUF4139 domain-containing protein; protein product: MKKLFPLALALGGALLSHAAATDIRIYPSFTEVRESVSSGSNTLTVALPQEAWDGVIQGSLDLEGLSFNSAVQKLEANWLSGLEGKTVYLKRDGGKTEPVTLVRARDLLVKDAGGKYFTVRYEDLQFDVLPPANPLSPSRTLVFDLKAPGSGTLSYLTRSVSWTPRYTLKASDAGAQLSALADIRNTTDQPYDVKNTELYAGDVNVQGDSYPTPVAMGFAARSEVAAAPAPKIQSGGDLRGLYKYTLSSAFTLPANSVVTLPFLTPKLTNFERYVGLETYFNTGTQDGTLNRFYRFTADDRLPAGPITVREEGRIVGQTNISDTRKGGKVEFSLGDDPDVHYTRTVQTVTQVKNDKGNVTKTTYKVTYAFESSKTRAVRAEITERVGGRRVIIDSAAPVQNQGTATLKVDVPAGGKVSRSFTVIVDNG
- a CDS encoding electron transfer flavoprotein subunit alpha/FixB family protein → MILIVAEHNGAKLAKSTLEMVTAARESGREGPVTLLVMGQGVAEVANEAAQYADQVLVGDAAGLAQYTAEVWAAATAQIAQEGEADLVIIGGSRSGREYAPRVAVKLDAPYLEDAIKLSSNGNAVQAQRYTYLARVTETVEGEGAVVVVTVKPGSFNPAQPTGATGEQYDVDLDLPAPRVEVTGKSVEKSSRVALTEADVIVTGGRGVGSPENFASMVEGLADEIGAGVGATRAVVDAGWRPYAEQVGQTGKTVQPKAYIALGVSGAVQHLSGMGKSKNIVAINKDAEAPIFKVADYGIVGDVNQIVPALIEAAKQR